One genomic window of Solanum dulcamara chromosome 12, daSolDulc1.2, whole genome shotgun sequence includes the following:
- the LOC129877654 gene encoding alcohol dehydrogenase 1-like, translated as MSTTVGQVIRCKAAVAWEAGKPLVIQEVDVAPPQKMEVRLKILYTSLCHTDVYFWEAKGQNPVFPRILGHEAAGIVESVGEGVTELAPGDHVLPVFTGECKECAHCKSEESNMCSLLRINTDRGVMIHDGQSRFSINGKPIYHFVGTSTFSEYTVIHVGCVAKINPLAPLDKVCVLSCGISTGLGATLNVAKPKKGSSVAIFGLGAVGLAAAEGARIAGASRIIGVDLNASRFEQAKKFGVTEFVNPKDYSKPVQEVIAEMTDGGVDRSVECTGHIDAMISAFECVHDGWGVAVLVGVPHKEAEFKTHPMNLLNERTLKGTFFGNYKPRSDIPSVVEKYMNKELELEKFITHTLPFDQINKAFDLMLKGEGLRCIINMED; from the exons atgtcGACTACTGTTGGGCAAGTCATTCGTTGCAAAG CTGCTGTGGCATGGGAGGCTGGAAAACCATTAGTGATCCAGGAGGTGGATGTCGCTCCTCCACAGAAAATGGAAGTTCGTCTTAAGATCCTCTACACTTCCCTCTGTCATACTGATGTATACTTCTGGGAAGCTAAG GGACAAAATCCAGTCTTTCCTCGAATTCTTGGACATGAAGCAGCAGG GATTGTGGAGAGTGTTGGAGAGGGAGTAACAGAACTTGCTCCAGGAGACCATGTTCTTCCTGTGTTTACAGGGGAATGCAAAGAATGTGCTCACTGCAAATCGGAAGAAAGCAATATGTGCAGCCTCTTAAGGATTAACACTGACAGGGGAGTGATGATTCATGATGGACAATCAAGGTTTTCCATCAATGGGAAGCCCATTTACCATTTTGTTGGGACATCCACTTTTAGTGAGTACACTGTGATTCATGTTGGATGTGTCGCGAAAATTAACCCCCTTGCTCCTCTTGACAAAGTATGTGTCCTCAGTTGTGGAATCTCGACAG GCCTTGGAGCAACTTTGAATGTTGCTAAACCGAAAAAAGGCTCAAGTGTGGCTATATTTGGATTAGGGGCTGTAGGCCTTGCA GCTGCAGAAGGAGCAAGAATTGCTGGTGCTTCAAGGATAATTGGTGTTGATTTAAATGCTAGCAGATTTGAGCAAG CTAAGAAATTTGGTGTGACAGAGTTTGTGAACCCAAAAGATTATAGTAAACCAGTTCAAGAG GTAATTGCTGAGATGACCGATGGCGGAGTCGATAGGAGTGTGGAATGTACTGGTCATATTGATGCTATGATTTCAGCATTTGAATGTGTCCATGAT GGCTGGGGAGTGGCTGTTCTTGTTGGAGTACCCCATAAAGAAGCTGAGTTCAAGACACACCCCATGAACTTGTTGAATGAAAGGACTCTCAAAGGAACCTTCTTTGGAAACTACAAACCCCGTTCGGATATTCCTTCTGTTGTTGAGAAATACATGAACAAAGAACTTGAATTGGAGAAGTTCATCACTCATACACTCCCATTTGATCAAATCAACAAGGCTTTTGATTTAATGTTGAAGGGAGAAGGCCTTCGTTGCATCATCAACATGGAGGACTAA